A stretch of DNA from Vibrio gallaecicus:
CGATGTATCGTACTTTTCTCGAATCTTTAAAAAGAAGACAGGGATGACTCCTTGTGCTTTTAGACACGTTCACTAACTTGCTTACAAAATCTCGAACCAACCTACTCGCGTTCAAATCACACTTATACTGCTTATGTTTTAACTCTGTAAAAAGGCATGATAAAGTTAACAAGTATTTAACAAGAAAAATAAGCTATCATAAATCAATAAGCTATCATAAAAATAATAAGCTAGATTGCCAATAACACGGAGTTAGAGAATGATCCAACCTAACGAGTTAAGCAAACCAACCTGCGCTCTCCCGCCACCAAACGAAATGATCTTAAAATGGGCAGAGGAACGCCCAAATGAGGTTTACTTAAGACAGATAATTAATCGACAATTCGTTGAATTTACTTACCACGAGGTTGCCGATAAAGCACTTCGTCTTGCCAGTGCACTTGAAAACTTAGGTGCAAAGCCTGGTGATAGAGTCGCGCTGGTTTCAAAAAACTGTGCTGAATGGTTTATTTGCGATTTAGCCATGATGCTGGGCGACTTTGTCAGCGTACCAATTTTCCCTACAGCCGGCGCTGATACCATTGAATACTGTATTACACATAGTGAAAGCAAAATCGTTATCACTGGTAAGCTAGATGACCCAGCCGCTACTCAAAAAGTTTTAGATGACAACCCGAGCTTAATCAGCATTTCATTACCTTATGATACGGCTGCACAATGCACTCACACATTTGATGACCTCATCAGCCAAAACAGTCCAACAGAGAAACGCCCTGAACATTACGACGATAAACTCATGTCGCTCGTATATACTTCTGGCACCTCTGGTCTACCTAAAGGCGCAATGCTCACTTATGGTTCATTCTGTTGGTCTGTCCAAAGGTTAATTGATCATATTGGTATAGAGAAAAACGATCGACTCTTTTCCTATCTTCCACTTGCTCATATAACTGAACGTGTTTACATCTTTGGTTCATCCATTGTGGGTGGCGTACAAACAGCTTTCCCAGAGTCACTAGATACTTTTATCGATGATGTGAAAATGCAACGACCAACACTGTTTATCTCAGTGCCGCGTTTATGGACGCTATTTCAACAAAGAATCCAAGATAAACTCCCGCAGAAGAAGCTCAATTTCTTACTGAAGATTCCGTTTGTAAATGGAATCATTAAGAAAAAGCTCGCTGACGGTTTAGGGTTAGATCAAGCTCGCGTTTTAGGATGTGGGTCAGCTGCTGTACCACCAGCTTTACTTGAGTGGTATGAAAGCGTTGGTTTACACATTACTGAAGCTTGGGGAATGACCGAATCATTCGCTTATAGCACGCTCAACTACCCATTCAGAGCCGACAAAATTGGATCTGTAGGTAATGCTGGACCAGGAATAGAGCTAAAAATAGCTCCTGAAGATGATGAAATTTTAGTCCGAGGTGAGGGGTTATTCTCTGGCTATTATAAGAATGATATTGCGACACAAGAAGCCTTTAACGCTGAAGGATGGCTTCATACGGGTGACATTGGTTCACTTGATAGTGAAGGCTACTTAACCATTAGAGGTCGTAAGAAAGATACCTTTAAAACCGCTAAAGGGAAATTTGTTGCTCCCGTACCGATTGAGAATAAGCTATTTGAATACAGCCGTGTTGAAATGATGTGTTTAATTGGTTTAGGTCTTCCAGGTCCTATTTTACTTGTCGTCCCTCATGACTTTCCGAATTTTGATAAAGACCGCTATGAGAGAACCACTAAACGCGTAATCGAAAAAATGAATGCGCAATTAGCCTCTCATGAAAAAATTAAAGGCGTCTTAATGATAAAAGACCCATGGAGTATTGAGAACGGTGTTCTTACTCCTACATTAAAA
This window harbors:
- a CDS encoding AMP-binding protein, producing MIQPNELSKPTCALPPPNEMILKWAEERPNEVYLRQIINRQFVEFTYHEVADKALRLASALENLGAKPGDRVALVSKNCAEWFICDLAMMLGDFVSVPIFPTAGADTIEYCITHSESKIVITGKLDDPAATQKVLDDNPSLISISLPYDTAAQCTHTFDDLISQNSPTEKRPEHYDDKLMSLVYTSGTSGLPKGAMLTYGSFCWSVQRLIDHIGIEKNDRLFSYLPLAHITERVYIFGSSIVGGVQTAFPESLDTFIDDVKMQRPTLFISVPRLWTLFQQRIQDKLPQKKLNFLLKIPFVNGIIKKKLADGLGLDQARVLGCGSAAVPPALLEWYESVGLHITEAWGMTESFAYSTLNYPFRADKIGSVGNAGPGIELKIAPEDDEILVRGEGLFSGYYKNDIATQEAFNAEGWLHTGDIGSLDSEGYLTIRGRKKDTFKTAKGKFVAPVPIENKLFEYSRVEMMCLIGLGLPGPILLVVPHDFPNFDKDRYERTTKRVIEKMNAQLASHEKIKGVLMIKDPWSIENGVLTPTLKIKRHVLEQKYHEIGHNWPSDKLVVWEE